The Pandoraea vervacti DNA window ATGGTCGGGCCGCTGATCGATGGTCGCTTCGGACGCCGATTCCAGCCCGAGCAACACGCTCAGGTCGAGATTGCCGTTGCTCGCGGGCACGATCTTCACGTGGGCGGGCAGTGCCTCGCGAATCAGCGCCGTCACACTGGCCTGCGCTGCCGCATCGAGCAGATCGGTCTTGTTGAGGATGACCAGATCGGCTGCACTCAACTGGTCTTCGAAGAGTTCGTGCAGCGGCGATTCATGATCGAGATTCGGGTCGGCCTTGCGTTGCTCGTCGACGGCGTCCGGGTTTTCGGCAAATTGCCCGCTGGCGGTGGCGGGCCCGTCCACGACCGTGATGACCGCATCGACGGTGAATCCATTGCGGATCGAAGGCCAGTTGAAGGCCTGCACCAGCGGCTTAGGCAATGCCAGCCCGGAGGTCTCGATGAGCACGTGATCGATCTGGTCGCGTCGCTCGTTGAGCGCTTCCATCACGGGAAAGAACTCCTCCTGCACGGTGCAGCAAAGGCAGCCATTGGCCAGTTCGTACAACTGGCCTTCGGTTTCCTGGCCGTTCTCGTCGCAGCCGATGCCGCAACCCTTGAGGATTTCGCCGTCGATGCCCAGCTCGCCAAACTCGTTGACGATGACGGCAACGCGCAAGCCATGGTTGTTGGACAGGATGTGACGCAGCAGCGTGGTTTTACCGCTGCCGAGAAAGCCCGTGATCACGGTCACGGGGATCTTGCGCATGGAAGTCGACATGGAAAAGACAAAGCGTAGTTGCACGCTTCTGCCGCTTCCGATGCCTGACCGGTATGGCGTGCTGCCTGCCCGGCAGGGCATGGCGGCGCCACCGGTGGCGGGCGCATCGGGAAAACGGGGGACACGTGGCAAAGCTGAGGGTTTGACTGCACACCGCCTACCCGCAGTGCCAATCGTCTTCTCCGGCCGGTATCCGGGCTGACGAAATGGCCGCTTCACCTTCCCACGCCGCCATCGAAGGCTATCGCGCAGTGGTCTCGCCCCGTGAAACACATGTCACATGAAACATGTGCGGGGTTGAAGACGGCCTGGCGCCGCATGACTGCGACACCTTCGTTTTACCGTTGCGGGGGCAGCACAGGCTGGAGCGTCGCGTCGCACGACCGAGGCGTGGTCGCGCCGCCCTCCTGTTTCCCGTTTAACTGCGCGCACAGGAACGTGCGCGCGAGCACCAGATTAGCCGCGAGTGTAGGTGGCGGACACCGCCCCGTCAAGGCAGCGAGCGGCCAAACGCCTGTGGTATGCTCGCCACCAAATTTTTCATCCTCTAAGAGACGTTGCCGTGCGTCGCTCACGCAGCCGCCTCGGCAACGGGCTGCCGTGAGCACGCATGCACTCCCCCCGTCGTTCCGCCTTATGAGTCATCGTCCTGGCCCGCTTCCGGCGGCGCGTCCCTGTCCCCTGCCGGGTGTCGCGCCGACATCTGTGGCATTGCCGGCATCGCTGTCGCGCATGACGTTTCCCTCGTGCGCGCGAGGTCGGCAATGAGCCGTGCCTGGCTGATCGGGGCGGGACCGGGCGACGCAGAACTCATCACCGTCAAGGCGATGCGCGCGCTTGCCGTTGCAGACGTCGTGCTGGTCGACGACCTCGTCAATCCCGACGTCCTGCACATGGCCGGCCCGCACGCGCAGGTCGTCCACGTCGGCAAGCGCGGCGGACACGCGTCGACCCCGCAGCGGGAAATCATTGCGCTGATGCTCACCCATTTGCGCGCCGGTCGCAGCGTGGCTCGGCTCAAGGGCGGCGATCCGTTCGTTTTCGGACGCGGCGGCGAGGAACTGCTTGCCTTGCAAGCGGCGAACATCCCCGTCGAGATCATCAACGGCATCACGGCGGGGATTGCGGCCCCCACGACGCTCGGCATTCCGGTCACGCACCGGGGACTGGCCCAGGGCGCGATCTTCGTGACCGGCCACGGCGCCGGTGAGGACGAGCCCGACTGGAAGGCCCTCGCCGCCACACGTCTCACCCTCGTCGTCTACATGGGCATTCGCCGTCTCGAAGACATTGCCCGCCAGTTACTGCAAGCCGGTATGCCGCCGCACACGCCTTGCGCCGCCATCGAGTCGGCAACACTGCCCTCTCAGCGGCAGGTGCTCGCCACGCTGCGCACCCTGCATGCGGCGGTCCGCGCGACCGGCATCGGTTCGCCATCGATCATCGTGATCGGGGACGTTGTCTCGCTGGCGCGGCCCGACGACACAGCGCCCATACACGCCGCCGAGCGCCCGCTGAGTCTCGGCATCGGCTTTCGTCAGGGTGTGAGCGTCGAACGGATCGACGCCGCAGTGCGTGCCGCATTGGGGACGCACTCGCTCGACGATGTCGCCGTCATCGGCACGCTCGACCGGAAAGCCGAGGACGCGGCGCTCACGGCCTTCTGCGAGCGACACGGCATTGCGTTGACAGGATTCACCCCCGCACAGATCGAAGCCTGTCTGGACGAGCATCCTCTGCTGCCACGCTCGGCCACGGTTCACGAACACACCGGCGTGCAGGCCATATGCGAGCCATGCGCGCTGCTGGCCGCGCCCGGCAGCACGCTGCTCGCAGGCAAATACGCCGGCGACGGCATCACCGTCGCCATCGCCACCAGGGCGCCCACGGAGTAACGACACGATGAAGACCGACACCGAATCCCATCTGCGCATGACCCAGCGACGCCGCGAAGGGCATGAAAAGAAGCAGGCCGCCGCCACGACGGAAAAGGGCCTGCTGATCGTGCATACCGGTAACGGCAAGGGCAAGAGCACAGCCGCGTTTGGCATGGCGGTGCGCATGCTGGGCCACGACCAGCGCATCGGTGTCGTGCAGTTCATCAAGGGGGCGCTGCACACGTCCGAGCGCGACTTCCTTGGCAGCCACCCGCAATGCGACTTCGTCACGATGGGCGACGGCTACACCTGGAATACGCAGAACCGCGACGCGGACATCGCCACGGCGCGCAAGGGCTGGCGAACGGCCGTCGACATGATCGAGAGCGGCAACTACCGCATGGTGATTCTCGACGAACTCAATACCGTGCTGAAGTACGAGTACTTGCCGCTCGACGAAGTGCTGGGCGTTCTGCGCGCGCGCGGCGACATGCAGCACGTGGTGGTCACCGGCCGTCATGCACCGGACGAACTGATCGAGGCCGCAGACCTCGTCACCGAGATGCGTCTGGTGAAGCACCCGTATCGCGAACAAGGCGTGAAGGCCCAGCAGGGCGTCGAGTTCTGATCATGGCGTGCCCCGCGCTCTTCATCAGCGGCCCGGCGTCGGGTCAGGGCAAGACCACGGTCACCGCCGGTCTGGCACGGCTGCATCGCGAGCAGGGGCGCACGGTCCGTGTCTTCAAGACCGGCCCCGATTTTCTCGATCCGCAAATTCTCGAACGGGCGAGCGGTGCGCCGGTGCAAACGCTCGACCTGTGGATGGTCGGCGAGGCGCAGTGCCGACGTCTGCTGGCGCAAGCCGCCCGGAGCGCCGATCTGATCCTCATCGAAGGCGTCATGGGATTATTCGACGGCACGCCGAGCAGTGCGGACCTCGCGATGACGTTCGGCGTGCCTGTCGTCACGGTCATTTCGGCGAAGTCGATGGCGCAAACGTTTGGCGCAATCGCGTCGGGTCTCGCCCACTATCGCGCGGGACTGCCCATGTACGGCGTGCTGGCCAACCACGTTGGCTCGTCGCGCCATGCGCAGTTGTTGCGAGAAGGCATGCCGCCGGACCTTCGGTGGCTGGGGCATCTGGGAACGTCCGAACACATGGCGTTCCCGGCGCGACACCTCGGCTTGCATCAGGCAGATGAAATCGACCGGCTCGACGAGCGCATCGCCGCCGCAGCGCAGGCGCTCGCAGGCACCGCACTGGCCGACTTGCCGCCGGCGCTCACGTTCGATGCCCCTCCGTCAGTCGAACATCCGAGATGGCTCGAAGGCAAGCGGATTGCGGTGGCGCGCGATGCGGCGTTCTCGTTCCTTTACCCCGAGAACATCCGTCTGCTGACGGCGCTCGGCGCGCATGTGACCTATTTTTCGCCATTGGCCAACGATGCATTGCCGCCTGGATGCGACGCCGTGTTCCTGCCGGGCGGCTATCCCGAACTGCACGCCGCGACGCTGGCGGCGAACACGGTCAGCGCAAACAGCCTTCGTGCACACGCGTCCTCAGGCAAGCCCATCGTCGCCGAATGTGGCGGCATGCTGTATCTGCTGGAGAGCCTCACGGATGCCTCGGGCGTCTCGACGCCCATGCTGGGCGTTCTGCCCGGACATGCCACACTGCAAAAACGTCTCGCGGGCCTTGGCATGCAGGCGATCGACACACCGCACGGCACGCTGCGGGGCCATACGTTCCACTACACGACCATGACGAGCCCGATGACGCCCGTGTGTCACGCGGTGCGCCCGAGCAGCGAAACGCGGGGCGAACCGGTGTTTCGCGAAGGGGCAATCGTTGCGTCCTATCTGCATGGCTATTGGCCGTCGAACCCGGCGCTCACTGCCGCCCTCTTTCATGGCACAGCCTTTTAGCGAATCCGAGCGCGCCGCCGTCTACCGCGCGATCCATGAGCGGCGCGACATGCGTCATTTCGTGCCGACGCCTGTCGATCCCCACGTTCTGGCGCGACTGCTCGACGCGGCCCATCACGCCCCGAGCGTGGGCTTCATGCAACCCTGGCGCATCGTTCGGATCACATCGCCTGCGCTTCGCGAGCGCTTGCACGACGCGGTGGAACGCGAGCGTCTGAAAACGGCCGACGCGCTGGGTGCGCGCCGCGATGCGTTCATGAAGCTCAAGGTCGAGGGCATGCAGCAATGCGCCGAGATAGTGGTGATGGCGCTGATGGACGGCCGCGAGCGTCACATCTTCGGACGCAGGACGATGCCGGAGATGGATCTGGCCTCGGTGTCGTGCGCCATCCAGAACCTGTGGCTCGCCGCCCGCGCCGAAGGCCTCGGCATGGGTTGGGTTTCGCTTTTCGATCCGGACGACGTCGCCCGCCTGCTGCAAATGCCCGACGGCGCCCGGCCGGTGGCCATTCTCTGCCTCGGACACGTCGCCGAATTCTATGACGCGCCCATGCTGGCGATGGAAGGCTGGGCCGAGCGCGCCGCCGTCGAGGATTACGTGTTCGAGAACGGTTGGCCAAAGGCGTGAGGGACTAGCGGGCGTCAGCGAGCAGACGTCATTGTTGTCCTTCCGGCAACACGGTGTGCCCGACGCAATGCCTTCTGCGCGCGCGGCTTCGCGACTACGATTGGGGCATCGTTCCATTGCGTCGCTCCGGCGGACCGGCCGGGGCCACATCATCGAGGAAGCCACCATGAGTCAACGTCTGAACCCGTTCGCGCAGTCGCCCGAGCTTTTCAAGAAATTCGTCGAGATCGGCATGCTGCTCAAGTCCGGCACCATCGAGTCGTCCATTCTCCACCTGATCGAGATTCGCGCCTCGCAAATCAACGGCTGCGGCTTCTGTCTGGATATGCACGTGAAGCAGGCCAAGATCGGCGGCGAGCGCGAGCTGCGCCTGCATCACGTGGCGATCTGGCGGGAATCGCCGCTCTTCTCGACCCGTGAGCGCGCCTGCCTCGCGTGGACCGAAGCGCTGACCACCCTGCCCCCGCACGGCGTGCCGGACGATGTCTACGCGTCCGTTCGCGCCGAACTGTCGGAAAAGGAAATCTCGGACCTGAGCTTCGCAATCATGACGATCAACGGGTGGAATCGCCTTAACGTCGGCTTCCGCACCGAGCCCGGGTCGGCGGACAAGGCGTACGGTCTGGACAAAGCCAATCTCAACTGATTGCATCAGGCAGGTCCAACGCGCGGATGTGCGCGGTCATGTAGTCGATGAAAGCGCGCATCCGGGCGGGCAAATGCCGACGACTCAGGAAACACAGATAGTGGCCGTAGTCGTCGGGCGCCACCTGCGGCAGGCAGGCGACCAGCGCACCGGCGCGCAGATGCCGGACCACCTGATAATCGGCCAGTTGCGCAACGCCATGGCCGTCGAGCACCGATTGCAGCACCAGATCGGCGTCGTTGAAGGTCAGCATGGCGTTGGGCACGACCTTGCGCCATTCCCCCTCCGACCGGAATACCCATTCGTGCAGTCGCCCCGATGCGAGTCGCAGATTCACACATCGGTGCTCGGCAAGCGCATCGATGCTTTGCGGCAACCCATATCTCGCGACATAGGCAGGCGACGCGCACAGCACTCGCCGCATCGGAATCAGTTTGCGCGCGATCACCTGACTGTCTTCCATGCGACCGTTGCGAAACGCGATGTCCACGCGCTCGTTGACAAGGTCGACGGGGCTGTCGCCTAGCCGCAGTTCTATCGAGATGTGCGGATGGGATTCGCGAAATCCGGCCAGCAGGGGCGCGACGACCTGCCGCCCAAAGCTGACCGTCGAGCTCACGTGCAACGGCCCCGACGGCGGACCCTCGCGCAATTCACGCATGTCGTCCAGCGCGCGCACGATGCGCTCGACGCCAGGATGGCACTGGTCGTAAAAGCGCTGCCCCTCGACCGTGAGCGCCGTGCTGCGCGTTGTGCGCACGAACAGACGCACGCCCAACTGCGCTTCGAGCTTTTGTACGCTGCGGCTGATCGCCGAACGCCCGATGCCCAATCGGTCGCCGGCCTTGGCAAAGTTGCCTTCGGCGGCCACGGCCAGAAAAGCGACGACGCCCGCGTAGCTTGTTGCAAAGCTGTCGGCAAGCGAATCGGGACGACGCACCGCCAAGGTGGGTGCTTCAGACGATGCGCACGACGTGACGGACGAAGGGCGCGATGCTGGCGCGAGCGGCGAAAGTGGTGAATGCGGTGAAAGCGGTGAAAGGGAAATCGACATGATGGCAAAGCCCCCGTTTGGTTGACCTTACCCGTAAGACGGCCCGCGATTACATTCTGTGACATCGAACGCGAAAAAAATGGGCGTCTCATCAGTGAAACGCCCGCTGCGAGCGAACGACGTCGTCGCCCGCCGACGGATGGCCGTCAGCGTTGCGCCATGGCGGCAGCGATGCGCGCGAGCTTGTCCGGATTGCGTTGCACGAGAACCCGCGTCAGGCGTTGGCCGTCCGTCTCGTAGGACTGAACGGATTCCAGCCGACCGTCGATGTAGCGCACCAGCGCCCATTGCCCATTGACTTGCACCACTTCAATGCGCATCGCATCGCCGTGGCGTCGTTTCCCGGCGTAGAACAGTTGCGCGAGGCGTTTGCCGCCCACGAGACTGCGAAAGCTCGGGATCTTGCCGCCACCATCGCCGATGAGTTCGGCCTGATCGCTCAGCAGAGCGTGCAGGCCTTGAAAATCGCTGCGTTGCATCGCGTCGGCGAAGGTCGTCACCAGGCGATGCAGCGTGGCGCGCGGCACGGCTTGGCGCGGCGTGCCTTCGCGTAGCTGCTGCCGGGCGCGCGTCACCAGTTGGCGCACGGCCGCCGGGGTCTTCTCCAGCGTCTGCGCAATGTCCTCGTAATCGGCATCGAAGACGTCGCGCATCAGGAATGCGGCGCGGGCATCCGGCGAGAGTCGCTCCAGCGTGAAAAGGAACGCCACGGAGACGTCGTCGGCCAGTTCGTGGAGTTGCTCGGGGCTCGCCGGTTCGGCGCTTAGCATCGGCTCGGGCAGCCACACACCGGTATAGGCTTCGCGCTCGGTCTTTGCCGCGCGCAGACGATCGATGGACAGGCGTGTCGTGGCCGTGACCAGCCACGCTTCGGGATTTTCCACCGCGCACTGATCGACGCCGTGCCAGCGCAGCCACGCTTCCTGCACCACGTCTTCCGCTTCGGCAACAGCCCCCAGCATGCGATACGCAATCGCATACAGGCGGGCGCGGTGACGTTCGAAAAGCTGTGCGGAATCGGTCATCGGGCGACAAAGCCGGAGAAATACGTCCGAAGGAATCCGCATTTTGCCGCAGCGGGTCAAGCGCTACAAGGACGTCCCCTCACCTTCGACGTATTCCCACGTCCACCCATTCGCCGTGCGTCGCACTTTGCCTGCCGATGTCTCGGGGAAATGCGCCGGAAAGACGGTCGCGCCGGTCGTCGCCGCGTAATCGAGCAGCCATTGTCGCGACGCCCGTGCCTGATGCGGGTCGAGGCAGAACTTCGAACTCGACTCGGGTCGGTACACCTGCACCGGACTGTGCATGACGTCGCCCGAAAACAGCGCAATCTGTCCTTGCGAGACGACCTCAATGGCGGCGTGACCCACGCTGTGCCCCGGCGTCGGCAAAAATCGAATCCCGTCGATCAACGGCCAACCTGCGTCGGTGGCATCGGCGTCGGACAGCATTCGCGCGCACTGCGCTTCGATGAGCGGGGCAACGCTGTCGTCGAACACCATGCGACGCGCCTCGCCCGCCGGCGTGGCGAAAAAGTCGTGCTCACGTTGTGTGAACACATAGGTCGCATTCGGAAAGAAGGGCGTCCATCGCCCCTCATGCCAGTAGGTGTTCCACCCGACGTGATCGACGTGCAGATGCGTGAGCAGAACGTAATCGACCTGCTCGCGCCGAAACCCCGCCGCTTCGAAGCGTTGCGCAACAGGATTGTCCAGTCGGTCGAAGAGCTGGCTGAACGGTCTGACTTTTCCGTTACCGATCGCAGTGTCGACGACAATCGTCAGGCCGCTCGCTTCGACGACCCACAGGTGCGTGCGCAGTGCCACACGCGCGTTGTCGAGGTCCAGGCTCGCCGACGACAGGTGAGCCTGCAAGGCGTGCCCGGCCGGCTCGCTCCAGTCGGGAAACAGCACGTCGGGCGCAAGCGCGAACGCCGTCTCGTCAATACGGGTCACGGTGGCATCGCCAACGCGAAAGGTCAGGCTGACGTTATTCATGTTCGAAGTCTCCGGGAAAACTGGGGAAAGCGATTGAGCAACATCACACACGCACCGAGCACCATCAGGCCGACCATCGGCAACAGTCCCGATTCGAGCCGCCCGGTCGTCGACGTAATCAGCCCGATCAACACCGGACTAAGGAACCCGCCCAGCACCCCCAGCACGTTCACCAACGCAATGCCGCCGGGCGCCACGTCCGCAGCCATGTACTCGCCGGGGATGGCCCAAAGCACGGTGTAAGCCGCCCACATCGACGCCGTCGCCACGGTGATGGCGGGCAATGCGATCGCGAACAGCGAAGCATAGCGACTCGCCGCCAGCAGGGCGATCGCGCCAACGAGACTGGCGAGCGCAAAGTGGCGTCGGCGCTCGCCGCGCAAATCCGAACTCAGCGACAACCCGTACATCGCTACGAGCGCAGCAATGTACGGCAACGACGACCACCAGCCGATGGCGCGCGTGTCGCTCAGCCCTGCGGCCTTGAGAATCGACGGCAACCAGAAGCTGACGGCGTAAATGCCGCAAATCAC harbors:
- a CDS encoding carboxymuconolactone decarboxylase family protein, with protein sequence MSQRLNPFAQSPELFKKFVEIGMLLKSGTIESSILHLIEIRASQINGCGFCLDMHVKQAKIGGERELRLHHVAIWRESPLFSTRERACLAWTEALTTLPPHGVPDDVYASVRAELSEKEISDLSFAIMTINGWNRLNVGFRTEPGSADKAYGLDKANLN
- a CDS encoding MBL fold metallo-hydrolase, with translation MNNVSLTFRVGDATVTRIDETAFALAPDVLFPDWSEPAGHALQAHLSSASLDLDNARVALRTHLWVVEASGLTIVVDTAIGNGKVRPFSQLFDRLDNPVAQRFEAAGFRREQVDYVLLTHLHVDHVGWNTYWHEGRWTPFFPNATYVFTQREHDFFATPAGEARRMVFDDSVAPLIEAQCARMLSDADATDAGWPLIDGIRFLPTPGHSVGHAAIEVVSQGQIALFSGDVMHSPVQVYRPESSSKFCLDPHQARASRQWLLDYAATTGATVFPAHFPETSAGKVRRTANGWTWEYVEGEGTSL
- the cobO gene encoding cob(I)yrinic acid a,c-diamide adenosyltransferase, with translation MKTDTESHLRMTQRRREGHEKKQAAATTEKGLLIVHTGNGKGKSTAAFGMAVRMLGHDQRIGVVQFIKGALHTSERDFLGSHPQCDFVTMGDGYTWNTQNRDADIATARKGWRTAVDMIESGNYRMVILDELNTVLKYEYLPLDEVLGVLRARGDMQHVVVTGRHAPDELIEAADLVTEMRLVKHPYREQGVKAQQGVEF
- a CDS encoding cobalamin biosynthesis protein, translating into MRAALGTHSLDDVAVIGTLDRKAEDAALTAFCERHGIALTGFTPAQIEACLDEHPLLPRSATVHEHTGVQAICEPCALLAAPGSTLLAGKYAGDGITVAIATRAPTE
- the cobW gene encoding cobalamin biosynthesis protein CobW translates to MSTSMRKIPVTVITGFLGSGKTTLLRHILSNNHGLRVAVIVNEFGELGIDGEILKGCGIGCDENGQETEGQLYELANGCLCCTVQEEFFPVMEALNERRDQIDHVLIETSGLALPKPLVQAFNWPSIRNGFTVDAVITVVDGPATASGQFAENPDAVDEQRKADPNLDHESPLHELFEDQLSAADLVILNKTDLLDAAAQASVTALIREALPAHVKIVPASNGNLDLSVLLGLESASEATIDQRPDHHGSGHDADHHHDEFDSVMVSAPQAAALAPLTRDKVIAALSQLVENHTIYRAKGFAALPGAPMRLVVQGVGKRFDSYFDRHWRDGESRGSRFVLIGEDLDADALQREFDVALGVVSPAAVA
- the bluB gene encoding 5,6-dimethylbenzimidazole synthase: MAQPFSESERAAVYRAIHERRDMRHFVPTPVDPHVLARLLDAAHHAPSVGFMQPWRIVRITSPALRERLHDAVERERLKTADALGARRDAFMKLKVEGMQQCAEIVVMALMDGRERHIFGRRTMPEMDLASVSCAIQNLWLAARAEGLGMGWVSLFDPDDVARLLQMPDGARPVAILCLGHVAEFYDAPMLAMEGWAERAAVEDYVFENGWPKA
- a CDS encoding cobyrinate a,c-diamide synthase, whose translation is MMACPALFISGPASGQGKTTVTAGLARLHREQGRTVRVFKTGPDFLDPQILERASGAPVQTLDLWMVGEAQCRRLLAQAARSADLILIEGVMGLFDGTPSSADLAMTFGVPVVTVISAKSMAQTFGAIASGLAHYRAGLPMYGVLANHVGSSRHAQLLREGMPPDLRWLGHLGTSEHMAFPARHLGLHQADEIDRLDERIAAAAQALAGTALADLPPALTFDAPPSVEHPRWLEGKRIAVARDAAFSFLYPENIRLLTALGAHVTYFSPLANDALPPGCDAVFLPGGYPELHAATLAANTVSANSLRAHASSGKPIVAECGGMLYLLESLTDASGVSTPMLGVLPGHATLQKRLAGLGMQAIDTPHGTLRGHTFHYTTMTSPMTPVCHAVRPSSETRGEPVFREGAIVASYLHGYWPSNPALTAALFHGTAF
- a CDS encoding LysR family transcriptional regulator, translating into MAVRRPDSLADSFATSYAGVVAFLAVAAEGNFAKAGDRLGIGRSAISRSVQKLEAQLGVRLFVRTTRSTALTVEGQRFYDQCHPGVERIVRALDDMRELREGPPSGPLHVSSTVSFGRQVVAPLLAGFRESHPHISIELRLGDSPVDLVNERVDIAFRNGRMEDSQVIARKLIPMRRVLCASPAYVARYGLPQSIDALAEHRCVNLRLASGRLHEWVFRSEGEWRKVVPNAMLTFNDADLVLQSVLDGHGVAQLADYQVVRHLRAGALVACLPQVAPDDYGHYLCFLSRRHLPARMRAFIDYMTAHIRALDLPDAIS
- a CDS encoding RNA polymerase sigma-70 factor, with amino-acid sequence MTDSAQLFERHRARLYAIAYRMLGAVAEAEDVVQEAWLRWHGVDQCAVENPEAWLVTATTRLSIDRLRAAKTEREAYTGVWLPEPMLSAEPASPEQLHELADDVSVAFLFTLERLSPDARAAFLMRDVFDADYEDIAQTLEKTPAAVRQLVTRARQQLREGTPRQAVPRATLHRLVTTFADAMQRSDFQGLHALLSDQAELIGDGGGKIPSFRSLVGGKRLAQLFYAGKRRHGDAMRIEVVQVNGQWALVRYIDGRLESVQSYETDGQRLTRVLVQRNPDKLARIAAAMAQR